A genomic segment from Labrus bergylta chromosome 3, fLabBer1.1, whole genome shotgun sequence encodes:
- the LOC136178554 gene encoding adhesion G-protein coupled receptor G1-like — protein sequence MWIVLIVSLVCFYETLAGGRGSFHPGEKTNSVSNNSCDDVISSCLTYGLPWTGCYEDMIATCERPKSRLDNRFIRMKVNSFQEIEEGLTPQHRFYIPSSALQRSMGGAASDEVLLVSTVIESIYFKVSEPRRSKSRAIMPTRIDGDVMGGFVLVVRAGSQSVTNLPHPIRLTFVHNKQVDAGTCVFWYESAHGNGTVYWSPDGCETNNTGSETICSCNHMSFFAVLVNPELSVDKRRADNLSYITYVGSALSVFFTTISLIIYICQQRRRPEKAISVHMQLTGALLCLHLSFLLCCFWVWQLKGEKEEEEGWVCGGLGLFLHWSLLATFTWTALEGFHLYLLLVRMFNIYVRRYLLKLSVVGWGLPTLTAVVCGISGVYGKYKVELTDENNLNSTAAICWISSDFKQRLVVSYITTVALPCLVILCNSCMLGLVVFKMWGLRRGGERQKMDREKGSRLWKDCATVIGLSWVLGLPWGLASTTYVSLPGIYVFTILNSLQGVFVFLWSVALTCKSRSDISSSRDPSSSQKIMTTSFNN from the exons ATGTGGATTGTTTTAATTGTCTCTCTCGTCTGCTTCTATGAGACTCTGGCTGGTG GTCGAGGATCATTTCATCCTGGGGAAAAAACGAACAGCGTTTCCAACA attcctgtgatgatgtcatcagctCCTGTCTTACTTACGGCCTCCCCTGGACCGG ttGTTATGAGGACATGATTGCCACCTGTGAACGGCCCAAAAGCCGTTTGGACAACCGTTTCATTCGGATGAAAGTGAACTCCTTTCAGGAG atcgAAGAGGGCCTCACGCCTCAGCACCGGTTTTACATCCCATCCTCGGCGCTCCAAAGAAGCATGGGAGGAGCTGCGTCAGACGAGGTGCTGCTGGTGAGCACTGTGATCGAAAGCATTTACTTTAAG gtGAGTGAACCAAGAAGAAGTAAGAGCAGAGCAATCATGCCAACCCGCATAGACGGAGATGTCATGGGGGGGTTTGTGTTGGTGGTGAGGGCAGGGAGTCAGTCGGTCACAAACCTCCCACACCCCATCAGATTAACCTTTGTGCACAACAAACAG GTGGACGCTGGGACGTGTGTGTTCTGGTACGAGTCTGCACACGGGAATGGAACAG tgtATTGGAGCCCAGACGGCTGTGAAACCAACAACACTGGAAGTGAAACAATCTGCAGCTGCAACCACATGAGCTTCTTTGCCGTACTTGTG AACCCTGAACTCTCTGTGGATAAACGTCGCGCTGATAACTTGAGCTACATCACCTACGTGGGATCAGCTCTGTCCGTCTTCTTCACCACCATCAGTCTGATCATCTACATTTGTCAACA GCGCCGGCGCCCTGAGAAGGCCATCAGTGTGCACATGCAGCTAACGGGAGCGctgctctgcctccacctcagcttCCTGCTGTGCTGCTTCTGGGTGTGGCAGCTGAAGGgcgagaaggaggaggaggagggctgggTCTGTGGTGGTCTGGGTTTGTTTTTACACTGGTCCCTGCTGGCCACCTTCACCTGGACCGCTCTGGAAGGATTCCACCTGTACCTCCTGCTGGTCCGAATGTTTAACATCTACGTCAGGAGATACCTGCTCAAACTCAGCGTGGTGGGATGGG GACTTCCTACACTGACTGCAGTGGTTTGTGGGATTTCCGGCGTCTATGGTAAATACAAAGTGGAGCTGACGGATGAAAACAATCTTAACTCAACAGCAGCCAT ATGCTGGATTAGCAGTGATTTCAAGCAGCGGCTTGTGGTCAGCTACATCACCACCGTGGCTCTCCCGTGTCTGGTGATCCTGTGTAACTCCTGCATGCTGGGGCTGGTGGTGTTCAAGATGTGGGGCCTGAGGAGGGGCGGTGAGAGGCAGAAGATGGACAGAGAGAAGGGATCCAGGTTGTGGAAGGACTGTGCCACGGTGATCGGGCTCAGCTGGGTGCTGGGTCTACCGTGGGGGTTAGCGAGCACCACCTACGTCTCCCTGCCGGGGATCTACGTGTTCACCATACTCAACTCCCTGCAGG GTGTTTTTGTGTTCCTGTGGTCTGTCGCTTTGACCTGCAAGTCTCGATCGGACATCTCCTCATCCAgagacccctcctcctcccagaaAATTATGACAACAAGTTTTAATAACTGA
- the LOC136178555 gene encoding gastrula zinc finger protein XlCGF57.1-like: MAGFKDLKELFSRRLLAAVIRDITEERTTSGYEEELHRQRKLLDVILTPEIKLQRTDVQQLLVSKEELPPEQQEWSHILDQEDTKPQHIKEEHEELWISQEEEHLQGLEEADTTKFPFTPVSVKSEDDEEKPQSSQLHQRQTEQMETGVDGEDCGGAEPERDSDPERRLQPETEVETEDSYEPETVDSDDWKETREDLSELNLKNKKLKTGKRQHSCSECGKRFNQIGHLTRHMLVHTGEKAFSCSVCSKSFTLRGNLTTHMLVHTGEKPFSCSLCSKSFNLRGNLTRHMLVHTGEKPFSCSVCSKSFTRIGNLTTHMLVHTGEKPFSCSVCSKSFTLRQSLTTHMLVHTGEKAFSCSECGKRFNRKETLTRHMLVHTGEKPFSCSVCSKSFTLGQNLITHMLVHTGEKPFSCSVCSKSFTLRGSLTKHMLVHTGEKPFSCSECGKRFNQKETLTTHMMIHTGEKC; this comes from the exons ATGGCCGGGTTTAAGGATCTTAAAGAGTTATTCAGTCGACGGCTGCTCGCTGCGGTTATCAGAgatataacagaagaaagaacaacaagtggatacgaagaggagctccaccgacaaagaaaactgctggatgtgattttaactcctgaaatcaagctacagagaacag atgtccagcagctgttggtgagtaaagaagagcttccacctgagcagcaggagtggagccacattctggaccaggaggacactaagccccaacacattaaagaagaacatgaggaactgtggatcagtcaggaggaagaacaccttcaaggactggaggaggctgataccaccaagttccccttcactcctgtctctgtgaagagtgaagatgatgaagagaaacctcagtcctcacagcttcatcagagacaaactgaacagatggaaacaggagttgatggagaggactgtggaggagcagaaccagagagagactcagatccagagagacgtttacaaccagagactgaggtcgaGACTGAAGACTCTTATGAACCTGAGACTGttgacagtgatgattggaaagagacaagagaagatctgtcagaattaaacttgaaaaataagaaactaaagactggtaagagacaacacagctgctcggagtgtggtaaaagatttaaccagaTAGGgcatctgaccagacacatgttagttcatacaggagagaaagccttcagctgctctgtttgcagtaaaagctttaccctaagaggaaatctgaccacacacatgttagttcatacaggagagaaacccttcagctgctctctttgcagtaaaagctttaacttaagaggaaatctgaccagacacatgttagttcatacaggagagaaacccttcagctgctctgtttgcagtaaaagctttacccgaataggaaatctgaccacacacatgttagttcatacaggagagaaacccttcagctgctctgtttgcagtaaaagctttacccttagacaaagtctgaccacacacatgttagttcatacaggagagaaagccttcagctgctctgagtgtggtaaaaggtttaaccggaaagagactctgaccagacacatgttagttcatacaggagagaaacccttcagctgctctgtttgcagtaaaagttttaccctAGGACAAAATCTGATCACACACATGTTAGtccatacaggagagaaacccttcagctgctctgtttgcagtaaaagttttacctTAAGAGGaagtctgacaaaacacatgttagttcatacaggagagaaacccttcagctgctccgagtgtggtaaaaggtttaaccaGAAAGAgactctgaccacacacatgatgattcacacaggagagaaatgctaa